The sequence CAACACCCCCATTATTAAAGGTCACGCTCATGTTTAAAcccaaatcaatcaatcaatctttatttatatcacgtctgttacaatcagaattgtttctaggcgctttccagaatccgagggcctgacccccaacaagcaacagtggcaggaaaaactcccctttaacaggaagaaaccttgagcaggaccaggctcatgtagggggaccctcctgctgatgggggggctggatagagagaggagaggggggaggacaggtagaggagagaataggagAGATCAgtgaaatacattaattatattaatgataataaactGCAGTTAgaattgagtgggtcagtggggtcggaggtcaggaggtcagcatacagctgtGAAGGCGGCGATACGTGTAGATCAGTGGTTCTGAACCTTGTTGGAGGTACCAAACCCCACCAGTTCCATATGCGCGTTCACCAAACCTTcttaatgtaaatgtttattttcaccttgttcaaaGAACAAACCCACAGTGCTTGAACTCACAACAATCTGCACGACTGCAAACCAGTGTGACTTCTGCTGTTGCCTTGGAGACCAGTTCAGATACGCGTGGCTTCACCTTGGCAAGCGCCGCTCTCGTGTCATTTTCACAGCAAAGTCTTTTCTTCGTTTTTACGTCCAGCATCCTCCAAAAGGATTGCTCGCAAAGACATGTTGTAACAAATGCCATAAAAAATTCCAGGGCTTTATTAGCAATAACTGGATCCTTTTCCCTTTGTTGACACCAAAACGTTGAGAGCGTTCTTGTTCTGGAGAGTTGCTGTTGAACCTGCTGAATTTCAACGATTCCGTCGAGGTATTCATCATTGACACCTGCTGTCCCAACAGCAAACGTGGACGCTGTCTCACCCATGCTGGAGATGACGCTCCTGTAGGGGAGTGTCCGCCCAGAGACGTTGCAAGCTCATCTCAGTGCGTGGAAATTGCTAAATTGTGCGCTAAAATGAGAATGAACTCAGAATCTTTGAAGCAATCTGCATGACAATGCTGGTGTTCTTGCAAAAACGGGGCTAATTCCACAcgcatggcaaaaacagggtgcAGCACCTGTCCCCGGGACAACCGCCCAACATTAGGACGGTGCAGCAGGACCTCAGATTCACAGCCCGTTTCTTTACACAGCTCACTGAAGATGCGGAGCCTCGGAGCACTATTTCACACATAGTTCGCACCTTCCACTACCGTTTTTAACACTTCTGCCAGTTTTGGAGGCGAGGTTTTTGTTGCCAGCGCATGCCTGCGCAGAATACAATGCGTGACAATGATGTGTGGTGCATCGACCCTCACTGACGCACCAAAACCAGACTCTTCCCAGCATGACTGGAGCTCCGTCCGGACAAACTGCAGAAACCACATCCCCTGAAAGATTGTCATCTCTGGAGAAGTTATCCACAAGCTTCTTCACATCGGCCGCCTTAGTTGTTGTTGTAAGAGgcttacaaaataaaatatcttCTTTTACCATGTCGTCTTTTATATagcgcacaaaaacagcaagctAGCTTAGATTAGAAACGTCTGTGGTCTCATCGAGTTGAAGGCTGAATTTTGCCGGGCTTGAAATCAGATCTGCGACGACTTGAGCCAAGATGTCTTTACTCGTGTCCTCTATTCTGTCGCTGATGGTGTCATTtgaaagaggaatttgggataaTTTACCTTCGGCCGCTGTTCCGAGTATCAGATTCGCCATCTTTAACGCAGCTGGTTTTATGAGTGTTTCACCGGTGGTGTGTGGCTTAACCTGCTTTGTGATCAGGGAAGCAACTTCGTACGATGCTGTGAGGATCGGTTTGTCAATGGGTACAAATCCAAGAGAAGGCAGAGTGGCCGTTTAATCGAATCTGGCTCTCTTCACCTTGAATTCAGCAGGCGTTGTGTTCTTGTATTCCCCATCTGCAGCTTCAAGAAATGCTCCTGTAGTTTTGCCGGTGCGAGACGAGAGTTGCTCAACATTGCAAATCATGCAGATAGGACGCTGACTCCCATCACGTTCCGTGATACATGTGGATCCATGTTGTACGTATTCGTCTGACCACTACATAGTTAGTATGGATTAAAATATTAAGGACGAAATCAGACGACGTACTACCACGTCAGTCACACGTTGACTACTGAGCACCAAATTCCCTGCAGCACTGATCGGCCAAGCAATGTAACGTGATCATCTGCAGCCAGTGACGGCCAAGCGGGGCGTCATCACGAACTGACACGATGAGTCGGGTGTGTCTTCCCCTCCGTGGCGGAGGCCCCGCCGAACCCCCGAGACTGGCtcacagaaaaactacacaagaaataacatcactgatctactaggtgtggaggagaggagaggaggagaggagaggagaggagaggagaggagaggaagccatgacccagcagggtgacagaggcctgtcaggtgatcatgtttctggaccccggcagcctcggcctatagcagcataactaagatgttaacctaatgattagacggcCTCCTAAATATGGtaattatgtctaggataataaatggaaatggaaggTTTTAAGTTTAATCTGAtaaggtttgggtttttacaggacccgtAAGCAGGCAAAAACCcagcactgctgaaggtggtggaggcggcactgctgaaggtggaggaggcactgctgaaggtggaggaggcactgctgaaggacaaagaacagctggaggagggtaGATTTCTTTGATGGGATTAGAAACCATCAGATCCACAATTGTTGCTTCACTTCCCAAAAAATCCTCAAATCCCTCATCTGGATCTTTTGGCTCCTCAACATCTAAGTCCTCCATCAACTGGGATGTCTCCTCAGAATTGGGGTGCATGTCTTGTAGAGGTTCATTATTCTGCCTCAGCAAGTACTGCACCCCAATGAGTTCTCCTGACAAATATTAAATTGGGAAATTTTGAATAACAGAACCATCCCaaactcaaataaaaacaatgcacACAGGCACTTTTGACACTACCTGTGTATTTTGCAGGTGGTGAAAACCCTGGAATAAGTTTCCTGCCAAACACCTTCTCGTAGTTGCTGTTCACACAATGAACCAACTCCCCTGTGTACGTGCGCAAAGTTGAAGGTTcagatgtgacagcagcagcggcccgGTCTTGATTCCAGCGACTGAGTCCTTCCAAAAGGTAGATTTGGTAGTTCAGCAGGTTCGCACTGTTCCCTTGAGAAACAAGTAAAGGAAGTAAAGTGTAAGAGATTCCTGATAAATGAGAAAAAGTGAAGAGTTACACACAGAGAACACTATTTATAAGGTAATAGTCAGAACCCCAAATCACTGTGGCTCATAGGCCAACaactttaaaagcaaaacacCATTAAATCCCCTGGCCTGAATTCTCATTATAAAGAGTGATCATGAACATTTAGCACAAACCTGGAATGAATCGATTCAAATGGCAGTGAAACGATTCCAGAGACGTGGAACCCCTGGCACAGCGGAATGTTTTTAATACCACTCCTCCCTTTCTAGTGCTCCCAGTCTCCGTGTATAAAGCCAAGCCAGGAGGGTCCTGGATGCACCTCACATGCCGTCTTTGGATGCCCCAGATGTGCTGCATCCTAACAGTGTCTAGAAGAGGAACACCCAGTGCATCATTCCCCTTGCCAGTCATGAGCTCCGTCAGAAGCTGATCAAGGAGTTGGATGGATGTCTCCTCTCCACGGGTCCGTCTCCTGCAGTGCAGCGCAAGCTCGTCTTTTGTAATGTGTTTGTCCAACTCCTGGTCAGAGAGAGCGGGCCAGCCCTCCTGCAACAGTTGTGCCTTCTTGGTTTGTTGAAACCATCCACTGAGACAGGTTGTGCTTTTGTTGCTGTCTGCCTTTCATTCTCAGTCCTCCTGGGCACGACGACTGTTGCGAACACCTTTCTTGACTTGAACGTCTCTGAGTATTGTGGTTTCGGTCTCggttttcagattcagatcctttattgtcccacacggggaaatttacagtgcaacaacagcaacaagagcactcagagaaaaataagataaaatcaaagaTAAAATCTTTGTAGGGTCTATTGAGTTTGTGGTGTTCTCTTTAATGTTTCCATAGAGTGGATGCAGCAGATACTTAACTTGCTGATTTATAAAGTTCACAAAGTCCTTGAACTTGactcttttctttgttctttcttgCAGGTCGCAAGCAGACTTCCTCCAGGATTCTTTGAGCTTGTATGGAAGTTTGTTTGCCAGTGCCCTTATATTAGCCGTGTTATCCAAGTCTTCCATGTAGCTAATATCCGTCATTGTGTTGGAGCAGCCGGTCAGGAATAATGCAAACGACTGAAGAGAAACACCATCTTCTGGCTTGATTGTGGGTCCGTCCAAAGCCTCCTTTATGTATGCCTCTGCTATTTTGAAGTCGTCACCGAAGAACTCCTTCAACATTCGTTTTGCTTCGGCATATCCTGCTGTAGACTCCATGTGCATGCAGCTCTTAACCACCTCATGTGGTTGTCCACTTGTAGACTGCAGCAAAAATTCAAGACGATCACGATCATCTCTTGTGCGGCCTTCAATCCCATGTTCAACGGCTCTAATGAAAGATTTATATTCCAGTGGGTCCCCTTTAAATGTTGGAATGGCGAGGTCTGGAAGTAGCAAAGCTTT comes from Takifugu flavidus isolate HTHZ2018 unplaced genomic scaffold, ASM371156v2 ctg840, whole genome shotgun sequence and encodes:
- the LOC130521263 gene encoding uncharacterized protein LOC130521263, translated to MTGKGNDALGVPLLDTVRMQHIWGIQRRHVRCIQDPPGLALYTETGSTRKGGVVLKTFRCARGSTSLESFHCHLNRFIPGNSANLLNYQIYLLEGLSRWNQDRAAAAVTSEPSTLRTYTGELVHCVNSNYEKVFGRKLIPGFSPPAKYTGELIGVQYLLRQNNEPLQDMHPNSEETSQLMEDLDVEEPKDPDEGFEDFLGSEATIVDLMVSNPIKEIYPPPAVLCPSAVPPPPSAVPPPPSAVPPPPPSAVLGFCLLTGPVKTQTLSD